A single region of the Neisseria zoodegmatis genome encodes:
- a CDS encoding OmpH family outer membrane protein: MSKTSHFMSRFAAAALGFSLMGSAVAAEGVQKLGFINTERVYQESKQAQRIQTTLEKEFDSRQKALEKIRKEGEAVEKKLASGKLSPSAHEAAVRELGELVQKFRLQQAQLAEEYNLRRNEEFAALQQNANRVIIDLAKKEGYDLILQDVIYVNSKYDITDSVIKALNAR, from the coding sequence ATGAGTAAAACATCACATTTTATGAGCCGCTTTGCCGCTGCCGCATTGGGTTTCAGCCTGATGGGCAGCGCAGTTGCCGCCGAAGGTGTGCAAAAACTCGGTTTCATCAACACCGAGCGCGTTTATCAGGAATCCAAGCAGGCACAACGCATTCAGACGACGCTGGAAAAAGAATTCGACAGCCGTCAGAAAGCGTTGGAAAAAATCCGCAAGGAAGGCGAAGCCGTCGAGAAAAAACTGGCTTCGGGCAAACTTTCCCCAAGCGCCCACGAAGCCGCCGTGCGTGAGTTGGGCGAATTGGTACAGAAATTCCGACTCCAGCAAGCCCAGCTCGCCGAGGAATACAATCTGCGCCGCAATGAAGAATTTGCCGCCCTCCAGCAAAATGCCAACCGTGTCATCATCGATTTGGCGAAAAAAGAAGGCTACGACCTGATTTTGCAAGACGTGATTTACGTCAACAGCAAATACGATATTACCGACAGCGTGATCAAAGCCTTAAACGCACGCTAA
- the bamA gene encoding outer membrane protein assembly factor BamA: MKLKQIAATLTLIGLSPLALADFTIQDIRVEGLQRTEPSTVFNYLPVKIGDTFTDAKSEEIIKNLYATGFFDDVRVETLGNQVLLTVVERPTISSLNVTGAKMLPNDAIKKNFDTFGLAQSQPFSQATLNEAVAGLKQEYINRGKQSVEITPTVSKLARNRVAIDVKIEEGKSTKIVDIEFEGNEKYSDRKLRRQMSLSEQTIFSWLTKSNRFNEEKFAQDMERVTEFYQNNGYFEARVLDTQIDTNEDKTKQTITVKVHEGPRYRWGKVQIEGDTREVAKEDLYKMLKMKEGRLYERQKMVDSLQAMQTAMGSAGYAFSEINVQPVPNTETGVVDFVLNVEPGRKVYVNEINISGNNKTRDEVIRRELRQMEAAPYDVSKLQRSKERVELLGYFDDVQFDAKPVEGTPDQVNLDMSLKERSTGSLDLSAGWVQDTGLVLSAGVAQDNLFGTGKSVSARVSRSKTTQNASLSFTEPYFTPDGVSLGYDVYGKVYDPRKASSSTHQYKTTTLGTGLRMGIPVTEYDRVNLGLGAEHLTVNTYEGAPKRYRDFINEHGKGTDGIGKFKGWVYKGNIGWGRNKTDNALWPTRGYLTNVNGEIGLPGSKLKYYTLTHNQTWFFPLSKELTLMLGGEVGYGNGYGKTKNMPFFENFYGGGLGSVRGFESGTLGPKVYDRFGDVISYGGNKKANVSAELLFPMPGIKDSRTVRLSLFADAGSVWDGKTYNNSSSDPFHSTGAAQNVYGKDAVHKSTFKEELRYSAGAAVTWLSPLGPMKFSYAYPIKKKQGDEIQRFQFQLGTTF; the protein is encoded by the coding sequence ATGAAATTGAAACAGATTGCTGCAACCTTAACGTTAATCGGCCTCTCGCCTTTGGCGCTGGCCGACTTCACCATTCAGGATATCCGGGTAGAAGGCCTGCAACGTACCGAACCCAGCACGGTATTCAACTATCTGCCCGTTAAAATCGGCGATACCTTTACCGATGCCAAAAGCGAAGAAATCATCAAAAACCTGTATGCCACCGGCTTCTTCGACGACGTGCGCGTAGAAACTCTGGGCAATCAGGTATTGCTGACCGTAGTGGAGCGCCCCACCATCAGCAGCCTGAACGTTACCGGCGCCAAAATGCTGCCCAACGACGCTATCAAGAAAAATTTTGATACCTTCGGTTTGGCGCAATCCCAACCCTTCAGCCAAGCCACCCTCAACGAAGCCGTTGCCGGTTTGAAACAGGAATACATCAACCGCGGCAAACAGTCGGTGGAAATCACCCCTACCGTATCCAAGCTGGCGCGTAACCGCGTAGCCATCGACGTTAAGATTGAAGAAGGCAAAAGCACCAAAATCGTCGATATCGAATTTGAAGGCAACGAAAAATATTCAGACCGCAAACTGCGCCGACAAATGTCGCTCAGCGAACAAACCATTTTCAGCTGGCTGACCAAAAGCAACCGCTTTAACGAAGAAAAATTCGCCCAAGACATGGAGCGCGTAACCGAGTTTTACCAAAACAACGGTTACTTCGAAGCCCGTGTGTTGGATACGCAGATCGACACCAACGAAGACAAAACCAAACAAACCATCACCGTAAAAGTACATGAAGGCCCGCGCTACCGCTGGGGCAAAGTACAAATTGAAGGCGACACCCGTGAAGTTGCCAAAGAAGATTTGTACAAAATGCTGAAAATGAAAGAAGGCCGTCTGTACGAACGCCAAAAAATGGTCGACAGCCTGCAAGCCATGCAGACTGCTATGGGTAGTGCCGGTTACGCCTTTAGCGAAATCAACGTACAGCCCGTGCCCAACACCGAAACCGGCGTAGTGGATTTCGTGTTGAATGTCGAGCCGGGCCGCAAAGTTTATGTGAATGAAATCAACATTTCAGGCAACAACAAAACCCGCGACGAAGTAATCCGACGCGAATTGCGCCAAATGGAAGCCGCCCCTTACGACGTTTCCAAACTGCAACGTTCCAAAGAGCGCGTAGAATTACTCGGCTACTTCGATGACGTACAGTTCGACGCCAAACCGGTGGAAGGCACGCCCGACCAAGTGAATTTGGACATGTCGCTGAAAGAGCGTTCTACCGGCTCGCTGGATTTGAGCGCAGGCTGGGTACAAGATACCGGCTTGGTATTATCGGCAGGCGTGGCGCAAGACAACCTTTTCGGTACGGGCAAATCCGTTTCCGCCCGCGTATCGCGCAGTAAAACCACCCAAAACGCTTCACTGTCGTTTACCGAACCTTACTTCACACCCGACGGCGTGAGCTTGGGTTACGACGTTTACGGCAAAGTGTACGACCCGCGTAAAGCCTCTTCCAGCACGCACCAATACAAAACCACTACGCTCGGCACCGGCTTGCGCATGGGTATCCCGGTTACCGAATACGACCGCGTGAACTTAGGCTTGGGTGCGGAACACCTTACCGTTAACACTTACGAAGGCGCCCCCAAACGCTACCGCGACTTCATCAACGAACACGGCAAAGGTACCGACGGTATCGGTAAATTCAAAGGCTGGGTATATAAAGGCAACATCGGCTGGGGCCGCAATAAAACCGACAACGCCTTGTGGCCGACACGCGGCTACCTGACCAACGTCAACGGCGAAATCGGCTTGCCGGGCAGCAAATTGAAATACTACACGCTGACCCACAACCAAACTTGGTTCTTCCCGTTGAGCAAAGAGCTGACCCTGATGCTGGGCGGCGAAGTCGGCTACGGCAACGGCTACGGCAAAACCAAAAACATGCCTTTCTTTGAAAACTTCTACGGCGGCGGTTTAGGCTCCGTGCGCGGTTTCGAGAGCGGCACATTGGGCCCGAAAGTGTATGACCGCTTCGGCGACGTTATCAGCTATGGCGGCAACAAAAAAGCCAACGTAAGCGCCGAGCTGCTGTTCCCGATGCCGGGCATCAAAGATTCTCGCACCGTACGTTTGAGCCTGTTTGCCGATGCCGGCAGCGTGTGGGACGGCAAAACGTATAACAACAGCAGCAGCGATCCGTTCCACTCTACCGGTGCGGCGCAAAACGTTTACGGTAAAGACGCCGTACACAAATCTACGTTTAAAGAAGAGTTGCGTTACTCTGCCGGTGCGGCCGTAACCTGGCTGTCGCCGCTTGGCCCCATGAAGTTCAGCTATGCCTATCCGATCAAGAAAAAGCAAGGCGATGAAATCCAACGCTTCCAGTTCCAACTGGGTACGACTTTCTAA
- the rseP gene encoding RIP metalloprotease RseP: MNTILAFIVAILILVSLHEFGHYIVARLCGVKVVRFSVGFGKPFLKKKRGDTEWCLAPIPLGGYVKMVDTREGNVSEADLPYAFDKQHPAKRIAIVAAGPLTNLILAILLYGLSFSFGVTELRPFVGTVEPASIAARAGFVPGDKILSVNGVSIDKWSDARNEIVLNLESGKVDIAVATPTGGNAVRSINVAGTPEVEKVIKQQGHIGLLPVKITNTLGHVAADSPAERAGLQKGDTLLAADGRQIHTWAEWSETFRRSPGKNLTIQYVRNGQVAETHLRPNSEELSDGTLIGRAGVAPQSDEAWMKKITHEYQPGLAEAFQMGWERTVKYSTMTVQFFGKLITGQASLSHISGPVTIADVAGKTAEHGLQSYLEFLALVSISLGIMNLLPVPVLDGGHLVYYAAEWIRGKPLSERIQAIGVRFGLAVMLLMMMVAFFNDITRLFG, from the coding sequence TTGAACACCATACTGGCTTTTATCGTAGCCATTTTGATTTTGGTCAGCCTGCACGAGTTCGGCCACTACATCGTCGCACGCTTGTGCGGCGTGAAAGTCGTGCGCTTTTCTGTGGGCTTCGGCAAACCGTTTTTAAAGAAAAAACGCGGCGACACCGAATGGTGTTTGGCGCCCATTCCGCTGGGCGGCTATGTAAAAATGGTCGATACCCGCGAAGGCAATGTGTCTGAAGCCGACCTGCCCTACGCCTTCGACAAACAGCACCCCGCCAAACGCATCGCCATCGTCGCAGCCGGCCCGCTGACCAATCTAATTCTGGCCATATTGCTGTACGGCCTCAGCTTTTCATTCGGCGTGACCGAACTACGCCCGTTTGTCGGCACCGTAGAACCCGCCAGCATCGCCGCCCGCGCAGGTTTCGTGCCGGGCGACAAAATCCTGTCGGTCAACGGCGTGTCCATCGATAAATGGTCTGACGCGCGCAACGAAATCGTGCTGAATTTGGAATCGGGAAAAGTCGATATTGCCGTCGCCACGCCCACCGGCGGCAATGCCGTGCGTTCCATTAATGTTGCCGGCACGCCGGAAGTGGAAAAAGTGATCAAGCAGCAAGGCCATATCGGTTTGCTGCCGGTTAAAATCACCAACACCCTCGGCCATGTTGCCGCCGACAGCCCCGCAGAACGCGCAGGTTTGCAAAAAGGCGATACCTTGCTGGCAGCCGACGGCCGCCAAATCCACACTTGGGCGGAGTGGTCGGAAACGTTCCGCCGCAGCCCCGGTAAAAACCTTACCATCCAATACGTCCGCAACGGGCAAGTAGCCGAAACCCATCTGCGCCCCAACTCTGAAGAACTTTCAGACGGCACCTTAATCGGCAGAGCCGGCGTAGCACCCCAAAGCGACGAAGCTTGGATGAAAAAAATTACCCACGAATACCAACCCGGTTTGGCAGAAGCTTTCCAAATGGGTTGGGAGAGAACCGTCAAATACTCCACCATGACGGTGCAGTTTTTCGGCAAACTGATTACCGGCCAAGCCTCGTTGAGCCACATTTCCGGCCCCGTAACCATCGCCGACGTGGCGGGCAAAACCGCCGAACACGGTTTGCAAAGTTATTTGGAGTTTCTGGCGCTGGTCAGTATCAGCTTAGGAATCATGAATTTATTACCCGTGCCTGTTTTGGACGGCGGTCATTTGGTGTATTATGCCGCCGAGTGGATACGCGGAAAACCACTAAGCGAACGCATACAGGCTATCGGCGTACGCTTCGGCCTTGCCGTCATGTTACTGATGATGATGGTGGCTTTCTTTAACGATATAACCCGTTTGTTTGGATAA